Proteins from a genomic interval of Treponema succinifaciens DSM 2489:
- the cas10 gene encoding type III-A CRISPR-associated protein Cas10/Csm1 — MVDENITKEELVIAAWLHDVGKFAQRADIQELYGSKLEGRYCRTTKDGRFTHQHVVYTEGFLNKYKDVLPDNINFEHIKTLAASHHNPSSYFEWIISQADCLSSGSDRCNILGIAECENENQFDEEKEKLRFYEKPMIHILSTLHLDGRAEPEKAFCKMSELEEDSVIPVEKCKTSKEEYKALWEKFVKDFQKLQGLNYDEFLLSLNSLLERYWWCIPSATNSDADISLYQHTKTTAAFAAALYEYHKEENSENELSLRTDGKKFLFINGDISGIQNYIFDLKTSSDNAKLLRAKSFQLWALSEIISQYITRQFGVTYANIMTSAGGKFIILLPNTQKAKKRLEELQLEIEEYFLNEFAGKLTFIVSDGTVASYKDLQKENVISLINKIGDDGDIAKSRKMQKVLKKCGAVLETQYENLQKFGECPKCGIFAARSVEGSDDERQCKSCEKLIEIGGKLVKSAKLVLKSEKLLHFGDMIKLYEWDEDVKFYYSVNDFKPKFPLVTLPYIAPKTENDELLTFEDIANLSKGNKKLAMFKADVDNLGLIFSQSLGERMSFSRYADLSHQLHYFFSGFYSWFVKNKTDQFGEFYKDKIYTVFSGGDDLCVLGTWESVLQFALDFQKELKMFTNNNPSVTISGGIALVNSKLPVRNIADEAEKNLERSKNHIGKNAVTVFGATVSWTEYEKYLSDGKYFAELMRKNELSTGVIYKFIDFANRAEKTLGDKDKIADVSELVNTKDRIWKSNMIYVLARNVKNDELKKRLLAYGENPQEMVKSRIAVSYALYMNRHL; from the coding sequence ATGGTAGATGAAAATATAACAAAAGAAGAACTTGTAATTGCAGCTTGGCTTCATGACGTAGGAAAATTTGCCCAGCGGGCGGATATTCAGGAACTATACGGCAGCAAGCTTGAAGGCAGATATTGCAGGACTACAAAAGACGGACGTTTTACTCATCAGCACGTTGTTTATACGGAAGGATTTTTGAATAAGTATAAAGATGTTCTTCCTGACAATATTAATTTTGAGCATATAAAAACTCTTGCCGCAAGTCATCATAATCCTTCTTCTTATTTTGAGTGGATTATAAGCCAGGCGGACTGCTTGAGCAGCGGTTCTGACAGATGCAATATTTTGGGAATTGCAGAATGTGAAAATGAAAACCAGTTTGATGAGGAAAAAGAAAAGTTGAGGTTCTATGAAAAGCCGATGATTCACATTCTTTCAACCTTGCATTTGGACGGCCGTGCTGAACCTGAAAAAGCGTTTTGCAAAATGTCGGAACTTGAAGAAGATTCTGTGATTCCGGTTGAAAAATGTAAAACTTCAAAAGAAGAATATAAAGCGCTCTGGGAAAAGTTTGTAAAAGATTTTCAGAAATTGCAGGGATTGAATTATGACGAATTTCTTCTGTCCTTAAATTCTCTGCTTGAACGTTACTGGTGGTGCATTCCGTCTGCAACAAATTCCGATGCGGACATAAGTTTGTATCAGCATACAAAGACAACCGCCGCTTTTGCAGCCGCTCTTTATGAATATCACAAAGAAGAAAATTCTGAAAATGAACTTTCGTTAAGAACAGACGGCAAAAAATTTCTTTTTATCAACGGCGATATTTCAGGAATCCAGAATTACATTTTTGATTTGAAGACTTCTTCTGACAATGCAAAACTCCTGCGCGCAAAAAGTTTCCAGCTTTGGGCGTTGAGCGAGATTATTTCTCAGTATATCACAAGGCAATTTGGTGTAACTTATGCGAACATTATGACTTCCGCCGGCGGAAAATTTATCATTCTTTTGCCGAATACACAAAAAGCAAAAAAACGGCTGGAAGAGCTTCAGCTTGAGATTGAAGAGTATTTCTTAAACGAATTCGCCGGAAAACTGACTTTTATTGTAAGTGACGGAACTGTGGCAAGTTATAAAGACTTGCAAAAAGAAAATGTCATCTCGCTGATAAACAAAATAGGCGATGACGGCGATATTGCAAAGTCAAGGAAAATGCAGAAAGTCCTTAAAAAATGCGGCGCTGTTCTTGAGACGCAGTATGAAAATTTGCAGAAATTTGGCGAATGCCCGAAGTGTGGAATTTTTGCCGCCAGAAGTGTGGAAGGTTCTGACGATGAGCGGCAGTGCAAGTCATGCGAAAAACTTATTGAAATTGGAGGAAAACTTGTAAAGTCAGCAAAACTTGTCTTGAAATCCGAAAAATTGCTTCATTTTGGCGACATGATAAAACTTTATGAATGGGATGAGGATGTAAAGTTTTATTATTCCGTAAATGATTTCAAACCTAAATTTCCGCTGGTAACGTTGCCATATATCGCGCCAAAAACCGAAAACGATGAGCTTTTGACTTTTGAGGATATTGCAAATCTTTCTAAAGGAAACAAGAAACTTGCAATGTTCAAAGCAGATGTAGATAACCTTGGTCTTATTTTCAGCCAGTCTTTGGGAGAACGAATGTCATTTTCGCGGTATGCGGATTTAAGCCATCAGCTGCATTATTTCTTTTCCGGATTTTATTCCTGGTTTGTAAAGAATAAGACCGACCAGTTCGGCGAATTTTACAAAGATAAGATTTATACAGTTTTTTCGGGCGGGGATGATTTGTGCGTTCTTGGAACTTGGGAAAGCGTTTTGCAGTTTGCCCTTGATTTTCAGAAAGAGCTTAAGATGTTTACGAACAATAATCCTTCTGTAACGATAAGCGGCGGAATTGCGCTTGTGAATTCAAAGTTGCCGGTAAGAAATATTGCGGACGAGGCAGAGAAGAATCTGGAACGTTCAAAAAATCACATCGGAAAAAATGCGGTTACGGTTTTTGGAGCAACTGTATCTTGGACTGAATATGAAAAATACCTTTCGGACGGAAAATATTTTGCAGAGCTTATGAGGAAAAATGAACTTTCAACTGGAGTTATCTACAAATTTATTGATTTTGCAAACCGCGCGGAAAAAACATTGGGCGATAAAGATAAGATTGCAGATGTGAGCGAGCTTGTAAACACAAAAGACAGAATCTGGAAGAGCAATATGATTTATGTTCTTGCAAGGAATGTAAAGAATGATGAGCTGAAAAAAAGGCTTTTGGCTTACGGAGAGAATCCGCAGGAAATGGTAAAGTCCCGCATAGCGGTAAGTTATGCGTTGTATATGAATAGACATCTATAA
- the cas6 gene encoding CRISPR system precrRNA processing endoribonuclease RAMP protein Cas6 has product MKLSFLQFEFNLEFLKPAIVSANPLFVLRGMLGKNLRSMCCISRQSVCGECLYSKTCVYSYIFETILPSDNSVLPGRNKGCHPYSLSVKNREHKNPLTEYSFILTLFGKSVEYLPYIYAAFVRAGNDGIFKSRAQFRIKSVVSGGKNILIDENHIDMEIPPQIWDSNEGLKSRPHEILVELNSPLRFKFGGRYGTDFSAQDFMGCLYRRAKTLCSLYGEVLEDDCQKYIPSESLEITDRKIRWIDFNHYSARQKNAMELGGSVGNFKITGNFSDFELSLLELNKIAGAGKNTNFGLGQIDYWSK; this is encoded by the coding sequence TTGAAGCTCAGCTTTTTACAGTTTGAATTCAACCTTGAATTTTTAAAGCCGGCCATTGTCAGCGCAAATCCTTTGTTTGTTCTTCGCGGAATGCTGGGAAAGAACCTGCGTTCAATGTGCTGCATTTCCAGGCAGTCGGTCTGCGGCGAGTGCCTTTACAGCAAAACCTGCGTCTATTCGTATATTTTTGAGACGATTCTTCCGTCTGATAATTCTGTTCTGCCCGGACGGAACAAGGGCTGCCATCCTTATTCGCTTTCTGTAAAAAACCGGGAACACAAAAATCCTTTGACTGAATATTCATTTATCCTCACGCTTTTTGGAAAATCTGTTGAATATCTTCCATATATATACGCGGCTTTTGTCCGTGCCGGAAACGACGGAATCTTTAAAAGCCGGGCACAGTTCAGGATTAAAAGCGTTGTTTCGGGCGGAAAAAATATTCTTATTGATGAAAATCATATTGATATGGAAATTCCTCCGCAGATATGGGATTCCAACGAGGGGTTGAAATCAAGGCCGCACGAGATTCTTGTTGAGCTGAATTCTCCTCTGCGGTTCAAGTTTGGCGGAAGATATGGAACAGATTTTTCCGCGCAGGATTTTATGGGCTGCCTTTACCGCCGCGCAAAGACTTTGTGCTCGCTTTACGGTGAGGTTTTGGAAGATGATTGTCAGAAATATATTCCGTCAGAATCGCTTGAAATTACAGACAGAAAAATCAGGTGGATTGACTTTAATCATTATTCCGCGCGCCAGAAAAATGCAATGGAACTTGGCGGAAGCGTGGGAAACTTTAAGATAACAGGAAACTTTTCAGACTTTGAGCTTTCTTTGCTGGAACTGAACAAAATTGCCGGAGCAGGAAAAAACACAAACTTTGGGCTTGGGCAGATAGATTATTGGAGCAAGTAG
- a CDS encoding beta-galactosidase, whose amino-acid sequence MISYSFDNKSLFKGEKRWFPIMGEIHYSRYPDSGWKEALLKMKEGGVDIVSSYVIWIHHEEIENQFEWTGWRDLRKFVQTIKECGLSMILRIGPWSHAEVRHGGFPDWLLAKCPDARNTNDEKYFSEVEKFYKAIYEQVKGLLLKDGGPIIGVQIENEFGHCGGLIGDSGEAHMKRLEKMARETGFDVPLYTATGWGGAVTAGLLPVMGGYCEAPWDPRITEIEPSGNYVFTYERNDHAIGCDFGLGEGITFDMTKYPYLTAELGGGLQVTLKRRPIAQPKDIGAMSLAKMGSGCNLLGYYMYHGGQNPEGKLTTLEENIATGSLNDMSIKNYDFRAPLGEYGLPNGTYGEIKLYSLFAHDFGEFLASTETDLPDSNPITPENFSDLRTSWRYKECEKCGKKRGFVFVNNYQRRRKMAGHKNVVLASTEKSGADIQFPAIDVADKDFFFLPFNMKVADGLLKTSLATPLCVLNNQRKVYVFYSAAKPAGSLAEKDSSVCSAKDASVSLYQFEGEVPDCDIVTLSREDALNAHKVSANGKEYLVVTDSVLFQNNQDGKTELEFEDCKKISFKAFPELEKVPEGFSAKKCGGGFTVYTFDQDGAESPKVSCQKISEDEKTAVYKISVESWQNGLDDLFIDIGYAGNCARLYENGKLIDDGIFIGENYPWSIGLKRYGKNAHDFTLEIDALKKDAPIFIEEWPDFAGQGSLKKVNGIKARAFVKISAQL is encoded by the coding sequence ATGATTTCATATTCTTTTGATAATAAAAGCCTTTTTAAGGGTGAAAAAAGATGGTTTCCGATTATGGGCGAAATCCATTATTCACGATACCCGGACAGCGGCTGGAAAGAGGCTCTTTTAAAAATGAAAGAGGGCGGAGTGGATATTGTGAGTTCCTACGTAATTTGGATTCATCACGAGGAAATTGAAAATCAGTTTGAGTGGACAGGCTGGCGCGATCTTCGCAAATTTGTTCAGACTATAAAGGAATGCGGGCTTTCAATGATTTTGCGCATCGGGCCTTGGAGCCATGCGGAAGTTCGCCACGGAGGATTCCCGGACTGGCTTCTTGCAAAATGTCCTGATGCACGCAATACGAATGATGAAAAATATTTTTCGGAAGTTGAGAAATTCTACAAGGCGATTTACGAGCAGGTAAAAGGCTTGCTTTTAAAAGACGGTGGTCCGATTATCGGAGTTCAGATTGAAAATGAATTCGGCCATTGCGGCGGACTTATAGGCGATTCAGGCGAAGCGCACATGAAGCGTCTTGAAAAAATGGCGCGTGAAACTGGCTTTGATGTTCCTTTGTATACTGCGACTGGCTGGGGTGGAGCTGTTACAGCCGGACTTTTGCCTGTTATGGGCGGCTACTGCGAAGCTCCTTGGGATCCGCGCATTACAGAAATTGAGCCTAGCGGAAACTACGTGTTCACTTACGAGCGCAACGACCATGCGATTGGCTGCGACTTTGGACTTGGCGAAGGAATCACTTTTGATATGACAAAATATCCATATCTTACTGCGGAGCTTGGCGGCGGACTTCAAGTTACTTTAAAACGCCGTCCGATTGCACAGCCAAAAGACATTGGCGCTATGAGCCTTGCAAAAATGGGAAGCGGTTGCAACCTGCTTGGTTACTATATGTATCATGGCGGACAGAACCCGGAAGGAAAGCTTACAACTCTTGAAGAAAATATTGCGACTGGCTCTTTGAACGACATGAGCATAAAGAACTACGATTTCCGAGCGCCTTTGGGAGAGTACGGACTTCCAAACGGAACTTACGGCGAGATAAAATTGTATTCACTTTTTGCGCATGACTTTGGAGAATTTCTTGCCTCCACGGAAACTGACTTGCCTGACTCAAATCCTATTACACCGGAAAACTTTTCTGACTTGCGCACAAGCTGGCGTTACAAAGAATGTGAGAAATGTGGAAAAAAACGCGGCTTTGTCTTTGTAAACAATTATCAGCGCAGAAGAAAAATGGCTGGGCATAAAAATGTTGTGCTTGCTTCCACAGAAAAAAGCGGCGCGGACATTCAGTTCCCGGCGATTGATGTTGCAGACAAAGACTTTTTCTTTTTGCCGTTCAACATGAAAGTTGCGGATGGACTTTTAAAGACTTCGCTTGCAACTCCGCTTTGTGTTTTAAATAACCAGCGCAAAGTTTACGTTTTTTATTCAGCTGCAAAACCTGCCGGCTCTTTGGCTGAAAAAGATTCCAGTGTTTGTTCCGCAAAGGACGCTTCCGTTTCTCTTTATCAGTTTGAAGGCGAGGTTCCTGACTGTGATATTGTAACGCTTTCAAGAGAAGATGCATTGAACGCTCATAAAGTTTCTGCAAACGGAAAAGAATATCTTGTTGTGACGGATTCAGTTTTGTTCCAGAATAACCAAGATGGAAAAACAGAACTTGAATTTGAAGACTGCAAGAAAATTTCATTCAAGGCATTCCCGGAACTTGAAAAAGTTCCAGAAGGATTTTCTGCAAAAAAATGCGGCGGCGGATTCACGGTTTATACTTTCGACCAGGACGGTGCGGAATCTCCAAAAGTTTCGTGCCAGAAAATTTCAGAAGATGAAAAAACTGCGGTCTATAAAATTTCCGTGGAAAGCTGGCAGAACGGACTTGACGATTTGTTTATTGACATTGGATATGCCGGAAACTGCGCGCGCCTTTATGAAAACGGAAAGCTTATTGACGACGGAATTTTTATTGGCGAAAATTATCCGTGGAGCATCGGGCTTAAACGCTACGGAAAAAATGCGCATGACTTTACTTTGGAAATTGATGCGCTCAAAAAAGACGCTCCGATTTTTATAGAAGAATGGCCGGACTTTGCTGGTCAGGGTTCGCTCAAAAAAGTCAACGGAATAAAGGCTAGAGCTTTTGTGAAAATTTCTGCCCAGCTTTAA
- a CDS encoding sugar ABC transporter permease, translating to MKNYRSFKTISKTFSYLVFILISLVVFYPLVYVVAAAFAPGNGIASMNIVPFKDGFTLKHFKYLFFETQYWLWFKNTFIIALWTTFLTVVISSLSAYVFSRFKFVFKHTLLMSMLILQIFPSFVGMIAIYVILNRIGGLDTLWGLVLVYVAGGIPYNTWMVKSYMDTVSKNLDEAARIDGASHFRIFGTIILPVTKPIITFLGISSFTGPWMDFIFPKMVLRSPEKQTLALGLFSFVSDKKNEFTNFAAGSLVICIPFVIFFLFTQKAMMMSMGTAAVKE from the coding sequence ATGAAAAATTACCGCTCGTTCAAGACAATCAGCAAGACTTTTTCTTATCTTGTTTTTATACTGATTTCGCTTGTTGTTTTTTATCCGCTTGTTTATGTTGTTGCAGCCGCTTTTGCTCCTGGAAACGGAATTGCAAGCATGAACATTGTTCCTTTCAAGGACGGATTCACGCTTAAGCACTTTAAGTATCTGTTCTTTGAAACCCAATACTGGCTGTGGTTTAAGAACACATTCATCATCGCCCTTTGGACAACATTTCTTACTGTTGTGATTTCCTCATTGAGCGCTTATGTTTTTTCACGCTTTAAGTTCGTCTTTAAGCACACCCTTTTGATGAGCATGCTTATTCTTCAGATTTTCCCTTCATTTGTAGGAATGATTGCAATCTATGTAATCTTGAACCGTATCGGCGGACTTGATACTCTGTGGGGACTGGTGCTTGTTTATGTTGCCGGCGGAATTCCGTACAACACTTGGATGGTAAAAAGCTACATGGATACAGTAAGCAAGAACCTTGACGAGGCTGCAAGAATTGACGGTGCAAGCCATTTTAGAATTTTTGGAACAATCATCCTTCCTGTTACAAAGCCGATTATCACATTCCTGGGAATCTCAAGTTTTACAGGACCATGGATGGACTTTATCTTCCCGAAGATGGTTTTAAGAAGCCCGGAAAAACAGACACTTGCGTTGGGCTTGTTCTCTTTCGTTTCTGATAAAAAGAACGAGTTTACAAACTTCGCAGCAGGTTCTTTGGTAATCTGTATACCGTTCGTAATCTTCTTCCTGTTCACACAGAAAGCAATGATGATGAGCATGGGAACAGCGGCTGTAAAGGAATAA
- a CDS encoding carbohydrate ABC transporter permease, which yields MRIESDGSSAKKVKVASLCFMGLSHIIYLKQYVKGALFAALEVLFLAFLPVTCRKIFGLITLGEPQPDIPVKLRNNSMFMLIDGILILSIVALFIAAYVISVRSAKKSYEEYCRTKRFVSQKSSLAEVGNKAFPITGLAPCVVMLLVFVVVPLLFSVAVAFTNYSAPNNIPPKNTVDWVGFQNFKALLFGGTNWSAGFARVAIWTFVWAVASTFTCYFGGLLVAVHLNESGIKLAPVFRFIFILPYAVPAVITMILWRHMLNGTFGIVNRTLVALGILESGNAIPWLGDATLAKIMCIVINLWAGFGYFMMLSMGTMTAISKDLYEAAKIDGANGSQILRHITMPLVLYQTMPLIIMSFTHNINNFGIIFFLTGGSPTVADSTTTMAGGTDILVTWIYKLTITMLRYNYASVIAVLIFVVLAPFAIYQFRNTKAYKEGEV from the coding sequence ATGCGGATAGAGTCCGATGGAAGTTCTGCAAAAAAGGTAAAAGTCGCATCTTTATGCTTCATGGGATTATCCCATATTATTTACCTTAAACAATATGTCAAAGGCGCTCTTTTTGCTGCCCTTGAAGTTCTTTTTCTTGCTTTTCTGCCAGTTACTTGCAGAAAGATTTTTGGTTTGATTACTCTTGGCGAGCCGCAGCCTGATATTCCTGTTAAGCTTCGCAATAACTCTATGTTTATGCTTATCGACGGAATTCTTATTCTTTCGATAGTTGCTCTTTTTATAGCTGCTTATGTAATTTCTGTAAGAAGCGCAAAAAAATCCTATGAAGAATACTGTAGGACTAAACGGTTTGTTTCTCAAAAGTCCTCTTTGGCTGAGGTTGGCAACAAGGCATTCCCTATTACAGGTCTTGCTCCTTGTGTAGTTATGCTCCTTGTTTTTGTTGTTGTTCCGCTTCTTTTTAGCGTTGCGGTTGCTTTTACAAACTATTCTGCTCCAAACAACATTCCTCCTAAAAATACTGTAGATTGGGTTGGATTCCAGAACTTTAAAGCGCTCCTTTTTGGCGGAACAAACTGGTCGGCTGGTTTTGCACGCGTCGCAATCTGGACATTTGTATGGGCTGTGGCTTCAACTTTTACCTGCTACTTTGGCGGACTTTTGGTTGCCGTTCATTTGAATGAAAGCGGAATCAAGCTTGCTCCAGTGTTCAGGTTTATATTTATCTTGCCTTATGCAGTTCCGGCTGTAATTACAATGATTCTGTGGCGTCATATGCTTAACGGAACTTTTGGAATTGTAAACAGAACTCTTGTTGCGCTTGGAATTCTTGAGTCGGGAAATGCGATTCCATGGCTTGGAGATGCGACACTGGCAAAAATAATGTGTATTGTAATCAACCTTTGGGCTGGATTTGGCTATTTTATGATGCTTTCTATGGGAACAATGACAGCTATTTCCAAGGATTTGTACGAAGCTGCAAAAATTGACGGTGCTAACGGATCTCAGATTTTGCGGCACATTACAATGCCTCTTGTTCTTTACCAGACAATGCCTTTGATTATCATGAGCTTTACACATAACATCAACAACTTCGGAATCATCTTCTTCCTTACAGGAGGTTCTCCTACTGTTGCTGATTCCACAACCACAATGGCGGGCGGAACTGATATTCTTGTTACTTGGATTTACAAGCTTACAATTACAATGCTTAGATACAACTACGCTTCTGTTATCGCAGTACTTATCTTCGTTGTTCTTGCGCCGTTTGCTATTTATCAGTTCAGAAATACAAAGGCTTATAAGGAAGGTGAAGTATGA
- a CDS encoding sugar ABC transporter substrate-binding protein, with product MKKGIIAAVAVVSVGLLAFTGCSKKAKKSEKITLTVWESLLGPDEFIKQAGAKYTESHPNVEIKFVNVELGDSTGQIALDGPAGVGADLFAAPHDKLGELVNGGHVAPTANADVVAKEVLGACSKALTYEGKMYGYPVSAETYALFYNKDLIAEKDVPKTWDALAKWVVDFNKKNPDKRGFIMDVGNAYYSIVFTTENGNRIFGPTGDDTSTTYLNNDDAVNGMKFFQSLRPALNVPAADLSTGACDAAFQGGQAAMHITGPWNVKNFVDAGLNFGVAPLPSLPGDTVPAASFSGTRAMFVSSYSDHPEEAADFAQFLISPAMQQLRFDITGAMPAINVKVSSEYIGGFLQQLNYAFPMPSVPQMSAFWEALGNASKNIWDGADVKKELDACNATILGI from the coding sequence CTAAAAAATCTGAAAAAATAACTCTTACTGTATGGGAGTCTCTTTTAGGACCAGATGAATTCATTAAACAGGCTGGAGCTAAATACACAGAGTCCCATCCGAATGTAGAAATCAAGTTCGTAAACGTAGAGCTTGGAGATTCGACAGGACAGATTGCTCTTGACGGACCTGCTGGAGTTGGCGCAGACCTTTTTGCTGCTCCACATGATAAGCTTGGCGAACTTGTTAACGGCGGACACGTTGCTCCAACAGCAAACGCAGACGTTGTTGCAAAAGAAGTTCTTGGTGCTTGTTCAAAGGCTCTTACCTATGAAGGAAAAATGTACGGATACCCGGTAAGCGCGGAAACTTACGCTTTGTTTTACAACAAGGATCTCATTGCTGAAAAAGATGTTCCAAAGACTTGGGATGCTCTTGCAAAATGGGTAGTTGATTTCAACAAAAAGAATCCAGACAAACGCGGATTTATAATGGATGTAGGAAACGCATACTATTCAATCGTATTTACAACAGAAAACGGAAACCGCATCTTCGGTCCAACAGGAGATGACACTTCTACAACATATCTTAATAATGATGATGCTGTAAACGGAATGAAATTCTTCCAGTCGCTTAGACCTGCTCTTAATGTTCCTGCGGCAGACCTTTCAACTGGCGCTTGCGACGCAGCATTCCAGGGCGGACAGGCTGCAATGCACATCACTGGACCTTGGAACGTAAAGAACTTTGTAGATGCAGGACTGAACTTTGGTGTTGCTCCTCTTCCTTCACTTCCTGGTGACACAGTTCCAGCAGCTTCGTTCTCTGGAACACGCGCTATGTTTGTAAGTTCATACTCTGATCATCCGGAAGAAGCTGCTGACTTTGCCCAGTTCCTTATCAGCCCTGCTATGCAGCAGCTCAGATTCGACATCACAGGAGCTATGCCAGCTATCAACGTAAAAGTTTCAAGCGAATACATTGGCGGATTCCTCCAGCAACTTAACTACGCATTCCCAATGCCTTCTGTTCCGCAGATGTCTGCATTCTGGGAGGCACTTGGAAACGCTTCAAAGAATATTTGGGACGGTGCAGATGTTAAGAAAGAACTTGACGCTTGCAACGCTACAATTCTTGGAATATAA